A portion of the Malania oleifera isolate guangnan ecotype guangnan chromosome 3, ASM2987363v1, whole genome shotgun sequence genome contains these proteins:
- the LOC131151895 gene encoding serine hydroxymethyltransferase 4, translating into MGSVSAWGNQPLKAVDEEIYDLIEKEKRRQCRGIELIASENFTSFAVIEALGSPLTNKYSEGMPGNRYYGGNEFIDEIENLCRSRALQAFHLDSAKWGVNVQPYSGSPANFAAYTAVLNPHDRIMGLDLPSGGHLTHGYYTSAGKKISATSIYFESLPYKVNFETGYIDYDKLEEKALDFRPKLIICGGSAYPRDWDYKRFRSIADKCGALLLCDMAHISGLVAAQEAADPFEYCDIVTTTTHKSLRGPRAGMIFYRKGPKPPKKGQPENAVYDFEDKINFAVFPSLQGGPHNHQIGALAVALKQAMLPGFKAYAKQVKANAVALGNYLMNKGYKLVTSGTENHLVLWDLRPLGLTGNKVEKLCDLCNITVNKNAVFGDSSALAPGGVRIGAPAMTSRGLVEKDFEQIAEFLHRAVTIALNVQKEHGKLLKDFNKGLVNNKDIENLKVDVEKFASSFDMPGFLISEMKYKD; encoded by the exons ATGGGGTCTGTAAGCGCTTGGGGCAACCAACCCCTCAAGGCCGTAGACGAAGAGATCTATGATCTAATCGAGAAGGAGAAGCGCCGCCAATGCAGGGGTATAGAGCTAATCGCCTCTGAAAACTTCACCTCCTTCGCCGTCATCGAAGCCCTCGGCAGCCCTCTCACCAACAAATACTCCGAGGGCATGCCCGGAAACCGCTACTACGGCGGCAACGAGTTCATTGACGAGATCGAGAACCTCTGCAGGTCTCGCGCTCTCCAGGCCTTCCATTTGGACTCCGCCAAGTGGGGCGTCAACGTTCAGCCGTATTCCGGCAGCCCCGCCAACTTCGCCGCTTACACTGCAGTGCTCAATCCCCATGATCGGATCATGGGTCTCGATCTCCCTTCTGGTGGCCACCTCACGCATGGCTATTACACTTCCGCCGGGAAGAAGATCTCCGCCACTTCCATATATTTCGAGAGTTTGCCGtataaagtgaattttgaaactGGGTACATCGACTACGATAAATTGGAGGAGAAGGCCTTGGACTTTAGGCCTAAATTGATCATTTGCGGTGGGAGCGCTTACCCCAGGGACTGGGATTACAAGAGGTTCCGATCTATTGCTGATAAGTGCGGCGCGCTGTTGCTCTGTGACATGGCTCACATTAGCGGTCTCGTTGCTGCTCAG GAAGCTGCTGATCCTTTTGAGTACTGTGACATCGTCACAACCACAACCCACAAGAGCTTGAGGGGGCCCAGGGCTGGTATGATCTTCTACAGGAAGGGCCCTAAACCACCCAAGAAGGGTCAACCAGAAAATGCTGTTTATGACTTTGAAGACAAGATCAACTTTGCTGTTTTCCCCTCCCTCCAGGGCGGTCCGCACAATCACCAGATTGGTGCCCTTGCTGTTGCCCTGAAACAGGCCATGTTGCCAGGGTTCAAGGCATATGCTAAGCAAGTTAAGGCCAATGCAGTTGCCCTTGGAAACTACCTGATGAACAAGGGATATAAACTTGTCACGAGTGGGACTGAGAACCACCTTGTTCTATGGGATCTTCGACCCCTTGGGTTGACTG GCAATAAGGTTGAGAAGCTATGCGACCTATGCAACATCACTGTGAACAAGAATGCTGTATTTGGTGACAGCAGTGCCTTGGCTCCTGGAGGCGTACGAATTG GTGCACCCGCCATGACATCCAGAGGTTTGGTTGAGAAGGACTTTGAGCAGATAGCAGAGTTCCTCCACCGTGCTGTGACCATTGCCTTGAATGTCCAAAAGGAACACGGGAAGCTCTTGAAGGACTTCAACAAGGGTCTCGTAAACAACAAGGATATTGAGAACCTAAAGGTTGATGTTGAAAAGTTTGCATCCTCATTCGACATGCCTGGCTTCCTCATTTCTGAGATGAAATACAAGGATTAG